A stretch of Mycobacterium sp. ELW1 DNA encodes these proteins:
- a CDS encoding integrase produces the protein MGKRQRDCLDCGAPVGYIGREHCCRCTRRLREQAAKARCPGCGQGRVLIPETGRCVLCSRRCRECGGPIKFRGETVCRPCQKRAALAAAKSACPRCAKPGYLRSTGWCGRCSRPGPPKEPPRICVSCGELRRHAGRGMCGRCWQRHPDRPFVRGETLAAGLAEPPDWLDDFVAHLAAHHCPARACRLITTLARLLEDEHPNHPQSVLERARRPGRSMGSLARALETFFTERGLAMATDQDQRLAAGRRKKRIDATPAPMRAAVAAFAESMLHARDRARRAGTRPRTDRTIESALTIVRDLACFLDTHRGKQDWALVDVTDIEAFLAGLPNTRARRLTVLGQFFRFARNYRAVLIDPTRGMSAKRHRGFRGRTVAITQQRTLFRRWSADPAAHPHEALFGLLAILHGASSRELRLLQVDHIDTSDRSIRLGKRPHPVPLDPVSWIALQRSLDHRETLRTNNPHVIVTRGTKADRRPASEAYMSHLLDPCGLPPKMLRSTRLADLVNTIDPKLVAAAFGMRPEGAMIYLADHLDDGRLPEQLAEP, from the coding sequence ATGGGGAAACGGCAACGAGACTGCCTCGACTGCGGCGCACCGGTCGGATACATCGGCCGCGAGCACTGCTGCCGGTGCACCCGCCGGTTACGAGAGCAGGCGGCCAAGGCGCGATGCCCGGGCTGCGGCCAGGGCCGGGTGTTGATTCCGGAGACGGGCCGGTGCGTGCTGTGCTCACGCCGCTGCCGCGAATGCGGCGGACCGATCAAATTCCGCGGTGAGACGGTGTGTCGGCCGTGCCAGAAGCGGGCCGCGCTCGCCGCTGCGAAATCGGCGTGCCCGCGCTGCGCAAAGCCCGGCTATCTCCGCTCGACTGGGTGGTGTGGCCGGTGCTCGCGGCCCGGCCCGCCAAAGGAGCCGCCCCGCATCTGTGTGTCCTGCGGTGAGCTGCGCCGCCACGCCGGGCGCGGTATGTGCGGGCGATGCTGGCAGCGCCACCCCGACCGGCCGTTCGTACGCGGCGAGACCCTGGCCGCTGGGCTCGCCGAACCACCGGACTGGCTCGACGACTTCGTCGCGCATCTGGCCGCCCATCACTGTCCCGCTCGCGCCTGCAGGTTGATCACCACGCTTGCTCGACTTCTCGAAGACGAACACCCCAACCACCCGCAAAGCGTGCTCGAGCGAGCCCGCCGGCCCGGCCGGTCGATGGGATCACTGGCGCGTGCCCTGGAGACGTTCTTCACCGAGCGTGGACTGGCGATGGCCACCGACCAGGACCAGAGGCTCGCCGCTGGACGGCGCAAGAAACGGATCGATGCCACCCCGGCTCCGATGCGCGCCGCTGTCGCGGCCTTCGCCGAATCCATGCTGCACGCCCGCGACCGGGCCCGGCGTGCGGGCACCCGGCCCCGCACCGACCGCACCATCGAGTCAGCGTTGACGATAGTGCGCGACCTCGCCTGTTTCCTCGATACCCACCGCGGCAAACAGGATTGGGCACTCGTTGACGTCACCGATATCGAGGCGTTCCTCGCCGGACTGCCGAACACCCGAGCGCGACGCCTGACTGTATTGGGCCAATTCTTCCGATTCGCACGCAACTACCGTGCGGTGCTCATCGACCCGACGCGCGGCATGTCGGCCAAGCGTCACAGGGGATTTCGCGGCCGCACCGTCGCCATCACCCAGCAACGCACCCTGTTTCGCCGCTGGAGCGCCGACCCTGCCGCGCACCCGCACGAGGCCCTCTTCGGACTCCTTGCCATATTGCACGGTGCCTCCAGCCGTGAGCTGCGGCTGCTGCAGGTCGACCACATCGACACCAGTGATCGCTCGATCCGGCTCGGCAAGCGCCCCCACCCCGTGCCGCTGGACCCGGTCAGCTGGATCGCTCTGCAACGCAGCCTCGATCACCGCGAGACCCTGCGCACCAACAACCCGCACGTGATCGTCACCCGCGGCACCAAAGCCGACCGGCGACCGGCGTCCGAGGCATACATGAGTCACCTGCTCGATCCATGCGGTCTGCCACCCAAGATGCTGCGCAGCACTCGGCTGGCCGATCTGGTCAACACGATCGACCCGAAACTCGTCGCGGCAGCATTCGGGATGAGACCCGAAGGAGCGATGATCTACCTCGCCGATCACCTCGACGATGGCCGATTGCCCGAGCAGCTCGCTGAACCCTGA
- a CDS encoding DDE-type integrase/transposase/recombinase produces MLTWEDDLEVHALRRRGWSISAIARHTGFDRKTVRKYLAGDGKPGVRARPGPDPFDPFVDYVTARLTEDPHLWARTLFDELEDLGFGLSYQSLTRNIRARNLRPVCQVCRTATDRPNAVIPHEPGDETRWDWLELPDAPESRGWGKTAHLLVGSLAHSGKWRGYLAPSEDQPHLVAGLDRVTRGLGGCTRVWRFDRMATVCDPGSGRVTASFAGVAKHYGVSVAICPPRRGNRKGVVEKVNHTAAQRWWRTLADDMTVEAAQANLDRFARVRSDTRLRATADGRSSVAVVANSEPLSPVPAVAYPVIVAETRTASRQAMVSYRGNRYSVPPELAAAQVVVSHPVGGEFCDIATTSGIVIARHRMAADGLGVMVRDSGHVIALDTAAMATAATGRPHRRKEHIPPGPAAKAAAAQLLQLKQQSITAVETSTPSTDSTVIDLSAYERAAQNRTIQ; encoded by the coding sequence ATGCTCACATGGGAGGACGACTTGGAAGTACATGCCCTACGCCGTCGTGGCTGGTCGATCTCGGCGATCGCCCGCCACACCGGCTTCGACCGCAAGACGGTCCGCAAGTATCTGGCCGGTGACGGCAAGCCCGGGGTGCGTGCCCGACCCGGTCCGGATCCGTTCGATCCGTTCGTCGACTACGTCACCGCGAGGCTGACCGAGGACCCGCACCTGTGGGCTCGGACGCTGTTCGATGAGCTCGAGGACCTGGGGTTCGGTCTGTCGTATCAGAGCCTGACCCGCAATATCCGGGCCCGCAATCTGCGCCCGGTGTGCCAGGTGTGCCGCACCGCGACCGACCGCCCGAACGCGGTGATCCCGCACGAGCCGGGTGATGAAACCCGTTGGGACTGGCTGGAATTGCCCGACGCGCCCGAATCGAGGGGGTGGGGCAAGACCGCGCACTTGTTGGTCGGCTCGTTGGCTCATTCCGGGAAATGGCGCGGCTATTTGGCGCCAAGCGAGGATCAACCGCACCTGGTCGCCGGCCTGGACCGTGTCACCCGCGGCCTGGGCGGGTGCACCCGCGTGTGGCGGTTCGACCGGATGGCCACCGTGTGCGATCCCGGCAGCGGCCGGGTGACCGCATCGTTCGCCGGGGTGGCCAAGCACTACGGAGTCTCGGTGGCGATCTGCCCGCCCCGGCGCGGAAACCGCAAGGGCGTGGTGGAGAAGGTCAACCACACCGCCGCGCAACGCTGGTGGCGCACGCTGGCCGACGACATGACCGTCGAGGCCGCCCAGGCCAACCTGGATCGCTTCGCCCGGGTACGCAGCGACACCCGGCTGCGGGCCACTGCCGACGGCCGCTCCTCAGTCGCGGTGGTGGCCAACTCCGAACCGCTATCCCCGGTGCCGGCGGTGGCGTATCCGGTGATCGTGGCCGAAACCCGCACCGCATCGCGACAGGCGATGGTGTCCTACCGCGGCAACCGCTACTCAGTGCCTCCGGAACTGGCCGCCGCCCAGGTGGTGGTGTCGCATCCGGTCGGCGGCGAGTTCTGCGATATCGCCACCACGAGCGGGATCGTGATCGCCCGGCACAGGATGGCTGCTGACGGGCTCGGGGTGATGGTGCGCGACAGCGGGCATGTCATCGCCCTGGACACCGCCGCGATGGCCACCGCGGCCACCGGACGTCCGCACCGGCGCAAGGAACACATCCCACCGGGCCCGGCCGCCAAAGCCGCTGCCGCGCAACTGCTTCAACTCAAGCAGCAATCCATCACCGCGGTTGAAACATCAACTCCGTCAACCGATTCCACCGTCATCGACCTGTCCGCTTACGAGCGGGCCGCCCAGAACAGGACCATCCAATGA
- the isoA gene encoding isoprene monooxygenase oxygenase subunit alpha: protein MLLNRDDWYDTSRDLDWDMTYVDKGTAFPDGWTGSGDIPKEAWAKWDEPFRVSYRDYVRIQREKEAGVKAVSNALVRAGIYEKLDPAHVAASHLHMGGTCMVEQMAVTMQSRFCRFAPSPAWRNLGVFGMLDETRHAQLDLRFSHDLLKADPRFDWAQKAFHTNEWGILAVKNFFDDAMLNADCVEASLVNSLTVEHGFTNLQFVALAADAMAAGDINWSNLLSSIQTDEARHAQQGFPTLAILMEHDPARAQRSIDVAFWRATRLFQTLTGPAMDYYTPLDQRRHSFKEFMLEWIVNHHERILDDYGLKKPWYWDQFMRALETGHHAMHLGTWYWRPTLFWKPNAGVSKDEREWLNEKYPTWEQDFGFMWDEIIANINSGKMELTLPETLPALCSLTQLPLGAGMGPHECGENSLMYKDRLYHFDSAISKWCFEQDPERYAGHQNIIDRFIAGEIQPPDLSGGLAYMSITPDVMGDDVYDYEWAKDYLPSNGNGKHSVAETVLQ, encoded by the coding sequence ATGCTATTGAACAGGGACGATTGGTACGACACCTCACGCGATCTCGACTGGGATATGACTTATGTCGATAAGGGGACTGCATTCCCCGACGGCTGGACGGGGTCAGGCGATATTCCGAAGGAGGCGTGGGCGAAGTGGGATGAACCATTCCGTGTCTCCTACCGCGACTACGTGCGCATCCAGCGCGAGAAGGAAGCTGGTGTCAAGGCAGTGAGCAACGCACTTGTGCGGGCCGGCATCTACGAGAAGCTGGACCCGGCGCACGTTGCCGCATCACACCTCCATATGGGTGGCACCTGCATGGTCGAGCAAATGGCCGTCACGATGCAGAGCCGGTTCTGTCGGTTCGCTCCGTCACCGGCCTGGCGCAATCTCGGCGTGTTCGGCATGTTGGACGAAACCCGCCACGCGCAGCTCGATTTGCGCTTTTCACACGATCTACTCAAGGCAGACCCTCGATTCGACTGGGCGCAAAAGGCATTCCATACCAACGAGTGGGGCATACTGGCAGTCAAGAACTTCTTCGATGACGCCATGCTCAATGCGGACTGTGTGGAGGCATCGCTAGTCAACAGCCTGACGGTCGAGCACGGCTTCACGAATCTGCAGTTCGTCGCCCTAGCTGCTGATGCGATGGCTGCGGGGGATATCAACTGGTCAAATCTGTTGTCCTCCATACAGACTGACGAAGCTCGCCACGCTCAGCAAGGCTTCCCGACCCTGGCCATCCTGATGGAGCATGATCCCGCGCGTGCTCAACGTTCTATCGATGTGGCTTTCTGGCGGGCTACTCGGCTCTTCCAGACACTCACCGGGCCTGCGATGGACTACTACACGCCTCTTGATCAACGAAGGCACAGCTTCAAGGAGTTCATGCTTGAGTGGATCGTCAACCACCACGAGCGCATCCTTGACGACTACGGCCTGAAGAAGCCCTGGTACTGGGACCAATTCATGCGGGCGCTGGAAACCGGTCATCATGCGATGCACTTGGGCACCTGGTACTGGCGGCCAACGTTGTTCTGGAAGCCGAATGCCGGCGTCTCGAAGGATGAGCGTGAATGGCTGAACGAAAAGTACCCGACATGGGAGCAGGACTTTGGCTTCATGTGGGACGAGATCATCGCCAACATCAACTCAGGCAAGATGGAGTTGACCCTGCCGGAGACCCTGCCTGCGTTGTGCTCCCTCACACAGTTGCCGCTGGGCGCTGGTATGGGCCCGCACGAGTGTGGTGAGAACAGTTTGATGTACAAGGACCGCCTCTACCATTTCGACTCGGCGATCTCCAAATGGTGCTTCGAGCAGGACCCAGAGCGTTACGCAGGCCACCAGAACATCATCGATCGGTTCATCGCCGGAGAGATCCAACCACCAGACCTCTCAGGCGGTTTGGCATACATGAGCATCACCCCCGACGTGATGGGTGATGACGTTTACGACTACGAGTGGGCCAAGGACTACTTACCCAGTAACGGCAACGGCAAGCATTCGGTGGCCGAAACAGTTTTGCAGTAG
- a CDS encoding toluene-4-monooxygenase system B family protein — translation MAPFPITARFVGDFIAQLIAIDTDDSWAEVADKVAYHVVGRRVATPDPHPGYEVVFDGQILPAQGKVTDLFATNPVPPLQWFDVRFRETSHV, via the coding sequence ATGGCCCCGTTCCCGATTACTGCGCGTTTCGTTGGCGATTTCATAGCCCAGCTGATCGCGATCGACACCGACGACTCCTGGGCGGAGGTGGCTGACAAGGTGGCATACCACGTTGTGGGTCGCCGCGTCGCGACCCCTGATCCGCACCCGGGATATGAGGTGGTTTTCGACGGACAGATTCTGCCTGCACAGGGAAAAGTGACCGACCTGTTCGCGACCAATCCCGTGCCGCCGCTGCAGTGGTTCGACGTCCGATTCAGAGAGACCAGCCATGTCTGA
- a CDS encoding Rieske 2Fe-2S domain-containing protein → MSESDDEGYVELVDAEELWDGEMEAFDIGDAEVLLLKVAGQIRAYDGICPHQSMSLVEGELENGVVTCRAHEWQFNALTGEGVNPRDTCLTPHDVRVVDGVVQVRLRARAHPH, encoded by the coding sequence ATGTCTGAGTCGGACGATGAGGGCTATGTCGAACTCGTGGATGCCGAGGAGCTGTGGGACGGGGAGATGGAGGCTTTCGATATCGGCGATGCTGAAGTGCTGCTGCTGAAGGTCGCCGGGCAGATTCGTGCCTACGACGGTATCTGCCCGCACCAGAGTATGTCGCTGGTCGAGGGCGAACTCGAAAATGGGGTCGTCACATGTAGAGCCCACGAATGGCAATTCAATGCTCTGACCGGGGAAGGGGTTAATCCCCGAGACACCTGCTTGACGCCGCACGACGTCCGCGTCGTTGACGGTGTTGTACAGGTCCGCCTACGAGCACGCGCTCACCCGCATTAA
- a CDS encoding MmoB/DmpM family protein, whose amino-acid sequence MTVIDIDEETESSHDLVGPVIRSGHLAEAVIDAVEEDNPDQDVMVLDRGDYVRVHTIGRCRLSRASLEKALGQSCPLETLEIDMPSFRGRMKTRTDEYLWYYENYGQE is encoded by the coding sequence ATGACTGTCATCGATATTGATGAGGAAACCGAATCCAGCCACGATTTGGTCGGGCCGGTGATCCGGTCGGGACATTTGGCTGAAGCCGTCATCGACGCCGTCGAGGAGGACAATCCGGACCAGGACGTGATGGTGCTCGACCGCGGCGACTATGTCCGGGTGCACACTATCGGCCGATGCAGACTTAGTCGAGCCAGCCTCGAGAAGGCTCTCGGCCAGTCTTGTCCCCTCGAAACCTTAGAGATCGACATGCCGTCCTTTCGTGGGCGAATGAAAACCCGAACCGACGAATACCTTTGGTACTACGAGAATTACGGGCAGGAGTAA
- a CDS encoding toluene hydroxylase yields MTDKAAAPRARSRSLKTWSSLGNLGRRPTEYEIVTHDMNHTTGPAGLEMGPDVWGNRWLRNHRDSMDLVVPEWEQFRDPDQMTYATYVAQQDDQETYVEGLLEQFDSQDYDASLTDEALSLLRRALTPTRYVAHSQQMLSAYLQQLAVSSYVATCAAFQTADQLRRVQLTAYRTTQLKLTHPDRGFATGEKSTWTEDPEWQPIRSAFEWALVEFDWDRAFVATNLVVKPIADQVFLVHLASQLAAVDARLDELIIENLWQDAQRSLRWTSALVNYVSTTTNLAVLQRCLDSWSERALEMIDAGARVIETPSGASAAASAARIRTTWTGWLGEFGLSVATS; encoded by the coding sequence ATGACAGACAAAGCAGCCGCGCCGCGGGCGCGCTCGCGGTCGCTAAAGACTTGGAGTTCGTTAGGCAATCTGGGCCGGCGCCCGACCGAGTACGAAATTGTTACTCACGACATGAACCACACCACCGGGCCGGCGGGGTTAGAAATGGGACCCGACGTTTGGGGCAACCGGTGGCTGCGGAATCACCGTGACAGCATGGATCTCGTTGTGCCCGAATGGGAACAGTTCCGCGATCCTGACCAGATGACCTACGCCACTTACGTCGCGCAACAGGACGACCAGGAAACCTACGTCGAAGGTTTGCTGGAACAGTTCGACAGCCAGGACTATGACGCGTCGTTGACCGACGAAGCCCTGAGTCTGCTGCGCCGTGCCCTTACGCCGACACGTTACGTGGCGCACAGTCAGCAGATGTTGTCAGCCTATCTGCAGCAGTTGGCGGTCAGCAGTTACGTCGCCACCTGCGCGGCATTCCAAACCGCCGACCAGCTACGCCGCGTCCAGCTGACCGCCTACCGTACTACCCAGCTCAAGTTGACGCATCCTGACCGTGGATTCGCCACCGGCGAGAAGTCCACGTGGACTGAGGACCCGGAGTGGCAGCCGATTCGCTCAGCATTTGAGTGGGCTCTGGTCGAATTCGATTGGGATCGTGCGTTCGTCGCGACCAATCTTGTGGTCAAGCCAATAGCCGACCAGGTGTTCCTGGTGCATTTGGCCTCCCAGCTAGCGGCGGTAGACGCTCGTCTGGATGAGTTGATCATCGAAAACCTGTGGCAAGATGCTCAACGCAGCTTGCGCTGGACCTCTGCGCTGGTCAACTACGTCTCTACTACGACCAATCTTGCTGTGCTGCAGCGCTGTCTCGACTCCTGGTCTGAGCGGGCGCTCGAGATGATCGACGCCGGAGCCCGGGTGATCGAGACCCCGTCCGGCGCCAGCGCTGCGGCTTCAGCCGCCCGGATCCGCACGACATGGACTGGCTGGCTCGGCGAGTTCGGCCTCAGCGTAGCGACTAGTTGA
- a CDS encoding 2Fe-2S iron-sulfur cluster binding domain-containing protein: MSAKVTFEGHDAVVDCEPNATMLQAGLRAGLQLPYECASGGCGSCRAQLLEGDTETLWSDANGLTERDRRRGNRLLMCQTIPNGNCKIKVPALSSPPAVAEPRPEHFGGELVGRVLLTSDTALFTVGLDRPMTFLPGQFVLFQSWAGVRRAYSMAHPQRADATMVEFVIKAKPGGSGSIWLFDEISLGDSLMVEGPYGRAYARPNSEQPVLCVAGGTGLAPILAITEQVLTTGQAPSLHLYVGARSDGDLVLLDRLVRLRDMGASITLAAEQIGDEPIGNPLLPAVKLGSVVDQVLADWNHFAGYDIYLGGPAGMVDAALRALVRHGDAAADRVFFDRFL; the protein is encoded by the coding sequence GTGAGCGCGAAGGTCACGTTCGAGGGTCACGACGCTGTCGTCGACTGCGAACCGAACGCGACGATGCTGCAGGCCGGCCTGCGGGCCGGCCTGCAGCTACCTTATGAATGCGCTAGCGGGGGGTGCGGCAGCTGTCGGGCTCAACTACTCGAAGGCGACACGGAGACCTTGTGGTCAGACGCGAATGGTCTGACTGAACGTGACCGGCGCCGTGGCAATCGCTTGTTGATGTGTCAGACCATCCCGAACGGGAACTGCAAAATCAAAGTCCCGGCACTCTCATCCCCGCCGGCCGTTGCCGAGCCTCGCCCGGAGCACTTCGGCGGCGAACTGGTCGGTCGTGTGCTGCTGACTTCGGATACTGCCCTCTTCACCGTCGGACTAGACCGGCCCATGACCTTCCTGCCCGGACAGTTCGTGCTGTTCCAGTCCTGGGCGGGCGTCCGGCGAGCCTACTCGATGGCCCATCCGCAACGTGCGGACGCGACGATGGTCGAGTTCGTGATCAAGGCCAAACCGGGTGGTTCGGGGTCCATCTGGTTGTTCGATGAGATCTCGCTCGGTGATTCGCTCATGGTCGAAGGACCGTATGGGCGGGCATACGCGCGGCCGAACTCCGAACAGCCGGTGCTGTGTGTGGCTGGCGGCACTGGGTTGGCACCCATTCTCGCCATCACCGAACAGGTGCTGACCACCGGGCAGGCCCCTTCGCTGCACTTGTATGTCGGTGCGCGATCGGATGGGGACCTCGTTCTGCTGGATCGGCTGGTGAGGCTGCGCGATATGGGCGCCTCTATCACGTTGGCCGCCGAGCAAATCGGAGATGAGCCGATCGGTAACCCGTTGCTACCGGCCGTGAAACTCGGAAGTGTGGTCGACCAAGTCCTTGCCGACTGGAACCACTTTGCCGGATATGACATCTACCTCGGCGGGCCGGCGGGCATGGTTGACGCGGCCTTGCGCGCGCTCGTACGGCACGGCGACGCCGCGGCCGACCGGGTGTTCTTCGACCGCTTCCTCTAA
- a CDS encoding aldehyde dehydrogenase family protein — protein sequence MLADTGTALPTDDVYSRNYIGGEWVFPAAPYEFEIRNPADSTITAVVPLSSRNDVNRAIAAAQAIDKGEWADPERRVQLLMALLDRLNALEPELVKLQCGETGLSAEDSAAALRATLAVARALVFEVEGRADCRQQGASGHVLSWGLPLAEMLTSVFATLVRGMSVVVKPSLRGPLSPVAVALAASQVGFPPGSINVVQGTGVDVGAALIGSSLLDELHVHGNPGTLAQARRAEPRTGVPLRTLSAGGNVAIIYPEIDDRQISAMAAKAAVGLRIHSTGGPFGQTTVAVHDSVAPRALEALVSEVGVVSPAPLPSEPLRRVAMSRVQWLGADGGRTMVGRPIPDDIEHRMGWRMPPVVTDLGNAATAAGRLNSAGEPLGPVLTVVRWTSHDDLDQLFAGQRYRAGYASTWGEGFADDRITFGAVARSLSPLEIACVGTLPPAWAGL from the coding sequence ATGCTGGCGGACACCGGAACCGCGCTGCCCACCGACGATGTCTACAGTCGCAATTACATCGGGGGCGAGTGGGTGTTTCCGGCGGCACCATACGAGTTCGAGATTCGAAATCCGGCTGACAGCACCATTACTGCGGTGGTTCCGTTGTCATCTCGTAATGATGTGAACCGCGCCATCGCGGCGGCTCAGGCGATTGACAAAGGCGAATGGGCCGACCCTGAACGACGGGTACAGCTGCTGATGGCGCTCCTGGACCGCCTCAATGCGCTGGAACCAGAACTGGTAAAGCTACAGTGCGGCGAAACCGGTTTGAGTGCTGAGGATTCCGCGGCGGCGCTGCGGGCCACGCTAGCAGTCGCGCGCGCCCTTGTGTTTGAGGTCGAAGGCAGGGCCGATTGCAGGCAACAAGGTGCATCGGGGCATGTGCTGTCGTGGGGCTTGCCACTCGCCGAGATGCTCACATCGGTCTTCGCCACCCTGGTACGCGGTATGTCCGTGGTTGTCAAACCCTCACTGAGGGGGCCGCTTTCGCCGGTTGCCGTGGCGCTGGCGGCAAGCCAAGTTGGCTTCCCGCCGGGTTCGATCAACGTGGTGCAGGGCACGGGGGTGGATGTCGGTGCTGCTTTGATCGGCAGTTCGCTTCTGGATGAGCTTCACGTTCATGGTAATCCAGGCACCCTGGCACAAGCCCGCCGAGCTGAACCGCGTACAGGTGTACCCCTGCGCACGTTGTCAGCCGGTGGCAACGTCGCGATCATATATCCGGAGATTGACGATAGACAGATCTCTGCGATGGCAGCGAAAGCCGCTGTGGGGCTCCGTATCCACAGCACTGGTGGGCCCTTTGGGCAAACCACTGTAGCTGTGCACGACAGCGTCGCACCCAGGGCGCTGGAAGCACTGGTATCCGAAGTGGGTGTTGTTTCGCCGGCGCCGTTGCCGTCTGAACCTCTTCGCCGGGTCGCGATGTCGCGTGTGCAATGGCTAGGTGCCGATGGGGGCCGAACAATGGTCGGTCGGCCGATTCCGGATGATATCGAACACCGGATGGGTTGGCGGATGCCCCCAGTAGTGACAGATCTAGGCAATGCCGCGACGGCCGCAGGACGGCTGAATTCGGCGGGCGAACCGCTCGGCCCCGTACTCACGGTGGTGCGGTGGACCAGTCACGACGATCTCGACCAACTCTTCGCCGGCCAGAGATATCGCGCCGGCTACGCGAGCACTTGGGGGGAGGGGTTCGCCGACGATCGCATCACTTTCGGTGCCGTCGCGCGTTCGCTAAGCCCGCTCGAAATAGCTTGTGTTGGAACGCTTCCCCCGGCCTGGGCGGGCCTATGA
- a CDS encoding GMC family oxidoreductase gives MSVPEHTKTTYDVLIVGAGPTGAVAAKRFTEEGFTVICLEQGEYPDYTTIKSDSDEFELAKDRHFSWYPNRRQAPSDYPINDDESDVAPLMWNGVGGSSILYAAAWHRFKPSDFRVHTLDGVAEDWPFDYWELAPYYDRVEVDFSVSGLPGDPSMPDFEPPLPPFPLGDMERRFAAAHDRLGWHWWQGTNAIASVKHGNLLPCVRRGSCLWACNDGAKASVDRTHWPVSIAQGAKLVQNARVQRIETENGLATGATYVDRATGKTHFQPARTVFVAANGIGTPRLLLNSASASHPNGLANSSGMVGKRLMMHPYSVVVGLFDDFFDGWQGPYGQRAYSLEFQETHPDRDFVRGAKWQLMGTGGPLASTGAWPFNGITWGKDIHKEVSRRFGHSAGWSIIAEDLPYEYNTVTLDPDLVDDDGLPAPKLRYRASENTKRLLDFNQQQAQISMKEAGAYETIVASIVRETGWHLLGTCTMGNDPATSVVDGTGRAHDVSNLFLVDGSVVPTSGCVNPTGTVAALSLRTADLAIKAAKDQRVPLAAKSM, from the coding sequence ATGTCTGTTCCTGAACATACTAAGACTACATACGACGTGCTCATCGTCGGTGCTGGCCCAACCGGTGCTGTTGCGGCGAAACGGTTCACCGAGGAGGGATTTACGGTGATCTGCCTCGAGCAGGGTGAGTACCCCGATTACACGACCATCAAGAGTGATTCGGATGAGTTTGAACTAGCCAAGGACCGCCACTTCAGCTGGTACCCGAATCGTAGGCAGGCGCCGTCGGACTACCCGATTAATGACGATGAATCCGATGTGGCACCGCTCATGTGGAACGGAGTGGGTGGTAGCTCCATTTTGTACGCGGCTGCCTGGCATCGCTTCAAGCCTAGCGATTTCAGGGTGCACACACTCGATGGTGTGGCTGAAGATTGGCCTTTCGACTATTGGGAGCTCGCACCATATTACGACCGCGTCGAGGTTGATTTCTCGGTCTCCGGACTCCCTGGCGATCCCTCTATGCCAGATTTTGAGCCGCCGCTTCCACCCTTCCCACTTGGTGATATGGAGAGGCGCTTCGCAGCAGCGCACGACCGCCTCGGCTGGCACTGGTGGCAGGGCACGAATGCTATCGCTTCGGTCAAGCATGGAAACTTGTTGCCCTGCGTCCGACGGGGTAGCTGCTTGTGGGCGTGTAACGATGGGGCAAAGGCGTCTGTGGACCGAACCCACTGGCCGGTGTCGATCGCACAAGGTGCCAAGCTGGTGCAGAACGCCCGCGTCCAAAGGATTGAGACCGAAAACGGCCTGGCCACTGGGGCCACGTACGTTGACCGTGCGACTGGGAAGACCCACTTTCAGCCCGCCAGAACAGTTTTCGTCGCGGCGAATGGAATCGGCACGCCCCGACTCCTACTCAACTCGGCGTCTGCATCCCACCCGAATGGTCTTGCCAACTCGTCGGGCATGGTCGGGAAAAGATTGATGATGCACCCTTACAGTGTTGTCGTCGGTTTGTTCGACGATTTCTTTGACGGATGGCAAGGTCCCTATGGTCAGCGCGCATATTCGTTGGAGTTCCAGGAAACCCATCCGGATCGGGACTTCGTTCGCGGCGCGAAATGGCAGCTGATGGGTACTGGAGGGCCGCTCGCGTCGACGGGCGCCTGGCCGTTCAATGGAATTACCTGGGGTAAAGACATTCATAAGGAGGTAAGTCGTCGTTTCGGACACTCTGCAGGCTGGTCGATAATCGCCGAGGATCTCCCCTACGAGTACAACACGGTGACGCTGGATCCCGACCTTGTCGACGATGACGGTTTGCCGGCACCCAAATTGCGCTATCGCGCGTCCGAGAATACGAAACGGCTCCTCGACTTCAATCAGCAGCAGGCCCAAATCTCGATGAAGGAGGCAGGTGCATACGAGACCATTGTTGCGTCGATTGTGCGCGAGACAGGGTGGCACCTACTGGGCACCTGCACAATGGGTAATGATCCGGCCACGTCTGTGGTCGACGGAACTGGGCGGGCGCACGACGTATCGAACTTATTCCTTGTCGACGGCAGTGTCGTGCCGACCTCCGGCTGTGTTAATCCAACCGGCACTGTAGCGGCTCTGTCGCTACGCACAGCAGACCTCGCGATTAAGGCTGCGAAAGATCAGCGCGTGCCTCTTGCAGCCAAATCAATGTAA